A stretch of the Pelmatolapia mariae isolate MD_Pm_ZW linkage group LG23, Pm_UMD_F_2, whole genome shotgun sequence genome encodes the following:
- the LOC134621376 gene encoding T-cell surface antigen CD2-like codes for MRTAKKKMASAATIAVFLLCCFITASTGSQDDCVYAATGSSFTVSLRYKLKESDRLKWFKDARVVFYRRGKQVILGKNNDVDSTGSLKLTQLTKDMSGRYRPEVTNEDGINVGNLPSMHLCVLDRVQKPKVTMTCTGDKTKVSFTCSVGQNDKIQWFMDGKQLAEKGKTVMRVAKDVANAHFSCNVSNPVSSEISLPVQQICYKPIFSETIFGISIWVLVGGGAGIVLMLILIVIVCCIRIRRKKHVRLNDERELYLQWSNQEQEQPDYYDHRYLQQLPGNTSNMAENSNSPSNIPKPGICTHCGLKRDGLK; via the exons ATGAGAACGGCGAAGAAGAAGATGGCTTCTGCTGCCACCATCGCTGTGTTTCTGCTCTGTTGCTTCATCACTGCCTCCACAG GCTCTCAGGATGATTGTGTGTACGCTGCAACAGGATCAAGCTTTACTGTGTCACTTAGATACAAGTTAAAGGAATCAGATAGGCTGAAATGGTTCAAGGACGCAAGGGTAGTCTTTTATCGCAGAGGGAAACAGGTGATCTTAGGGAAAAATAATGATGTTGATTCAACTGGATCACTAAAGCTGACACAACTCACCAAAGACATGTCAGGACGATACAGACCAGAGGTTACCAATGAAGATGGAATAAATGTGGGAAATCTACCAAGCATGCATTTGTGTGTATTAG ACCGTGTGCAGAAGCCCAAAGTGACAATGACATGTACAGGCGATAAGACAAAAGTCAGTTTTACTTGCAGTGTTGGTCAG AATGACAAGATTCAATGGTTTATGGATGGTAAACAGTTGGCAGAAAAAGGGAAGACGGTGATGAGAGTAGCCAAAGACGTGGCAAACGCCCATTTCTCTTGCAATGTTTCTAACCCCGTCAGCTCTGAGATCAGTCTGCCTGTTCAACAAATCTGCTATAAGCCCA TTTTCTCTGAAACAATATTTGGAATTAGCATCTGGGTTTTAGTGGGTGGTGGAGCAG GTATTGTTCTGATGTTGATCCTAATTGTCATCGTTTGTTGTATCCGGATCAGACGAAAAAAGCATGTGCGATTAAACG ATGAAAGGGAGCTTTATTTGCAGTGGAGCAATCAAGAACAGGAACAGCCTGATTATTATGACCACCGCTACCTGCAGCAACTACCTGGCAATACCAGCAATATGGCTGAAAACAGCAACTCGCCGAGCAACATCCCGAAACCTGGCATCTGTACACACTGTGGTCTGAAGAGAGACGGCTTGAAATAA